In Salvelinus alpinus chromosome 20, SLU_Salpinus.1, whole genome shotgun sequence, a genomic segment contains:
- the LOC139546366 gene encoding guanine nucleotide exchange factor DBS-like isoform X5 has product MLRKPRRSPLTRRSSSGEKIPLVPLRSNEIMQQESSPLCAIDITPDLRKKFAFLLGGRGQNGSPIIVFPEFSAFGEIQEREFHNVLTYLTNVPSLSAAGVGFILVIDRRQDRWAAVKGTLLRIAGSFPGNLQLVLVLRPTTLFQRTLSDILFKFNKDEFKMKVPVIMLSSVTELHSYIDQTQLTTELGGAQEYFHEQWISHRTDMESFALMVKRTAQILQSFGTELAETELPNDIQATANLLRSHTDKKDKMKEDLQVALGQGSRLLESINKPVVRDPEHNMNQDELENLATVQRLLSQLDETERACDEFWGTHQAKLEQCLQLRHFEHNFREMRCLLDQVADRLTVFSEVGINPAHADHIFRDLNSHEERVLEVLDEAQALAREGDELIQSSHYAEDSIQPKCSELRAVSKELSSTLRARKDHLLRAMELHHNLERAAKWCGDGLYLLASQPVDKCQSHEGAESALQEMERYLDTAGQNKLTDPSAIYSDYKTVLNQDFRNQVEKVFQKQVSVQEMFEKRMVSLKKLAAKQTRPVQPVAPRPEAFIKSPLSSPAKRVLEKSCSEGDSVNGVSCRTVEDQLQSNRSTSLSEEDENLAILRKHVMNELLETERGYVEELHCVLQGYASEMDNPAMASLMPAPLQNKKDVLFGNMPEIYTFHKRTFLGELEEYQGCPELVGRCFLKRMTDLQIYEKYCQNKPRSESLWRQCSDCTFFQECQKKLEHKLGLDSYLLKPVQRITKYQLLLKELLKYSKGCEGSEALQEALTSILGILKAVNDSMHLIAITGYDGHLGDLGRLLMQGSFSVWTEHKKGHAKVKDMARFKPMQRHLFLHEKALLFCKRREENGEGYEKAPSYSFKQSLSMSAVGITENAKGDNKKFEVWCNSREEVYIVQAPTNEVKTTWVNEIRKVLTTQLEAYRASQQRSSDGLFQFPPTAGEPVSLGSFRREERSMKVKKGEPSNPDANSSPKTKDEAVTSPTLDRAAVAKKRFTLQGFSNFSKGSATSPDHKTKRHEIKSDPTPFGFKDPGPHAHLHLGRVRWLSTSSLLQTKRRGWTKGSLSLDANEENDGYSSTEEPLTSDPEDEGGKKLCAGKYTVVSDYEKCSAQDLSVKSGETVQLIKEGEDGQWFVKNLKTKQEGWVAAANLYTLIGESTSCQSLTSSEGSGSGNLSTSSSCCETNTSSSDIKP; this is encoded by the exons TCTGTCTGCAGCAGGAGTGGGTTTCATTCTGGTCATTGACCGGCGGCAGGACCGATGGGCTGCCGTCAAGGGGACCCTGCTCCGCATCGCA ggttCGTTCCCAGGGAACCTGCAGTTGGTTCTGGTATTGAGGCCCACCACATTATTTCAGAGGACTCTATCAGACATCCTGTTCAAGTTCAACAAGGATGAGTTCAAGATGAAGGTGCCG GTGATTATGTTGAGTTCTGTGACTGAGCTTCACTCCTACATAGACCAGACACAATTGACTACTGAGCTGGGAGGAGCGCAGGAGTACTTCCACGAACAGTGGATCTCACACCGTACC GACATGGAGAGCTTTGCTTTGATGGTGAAGAGAACAGCTCAGATCCTGCAGTCGTTTGGGACAGAACTAGCAGAGACCGAACTACCCAATGACATCCAGGCTACTGCCAACTTACTGAGATCACACACTGACAAGAAAGACAAGATGAAg GAGGATCTACAGGTGGCTCTAGGACAGGGCAGCAGACTGTTGGAGAGTATTAATAAGCCAGTGGTCAGAGATCCCGAACACAACATGAACCAGGACGAACTGGAGAACCTGGCCACCGTACAGAG acTGTTGTCCCAGTTGGATGAGACAGAGCGGGCGTGTGATGAGTTCTGGGGGACACACCAGGCCAAGCTGGAGCAATGTCTGCAGCTCCGCCACTTTGAACACAACTTCAGAGAG ATGAGATGTCTGCTGGACCAGGTGGCAGATAGATTGACAGTTTTCTCAGAGGTGGGAATAAACCCTGCCCATGCTGATCACATCTTCCGCGACCTGAACAGCCACGAGGAGAGAGTCTTA gaggTATTGGACGAAGCCCAAGCTTTGGCCCGTGAGGGTGACGAGTTGATCCAGAGCTCTCACTACGCTGAGGACTCCATTCAGCCCAAATGCAGCGAGCTCCGAGCCGTGAGCAAGGAACTTAGTTCCACCCTGAGAGCAAGGAAAGATCACCTACTCAGAGCTATGGAACTACACCACAAtctggagagg gctgctAAGTGGTGTGGTGATGGCCTCTACCTGCTGGCCTCCCAACCCGTGGACAAGTGTCAGTCACATGAAGGGGCGGAGTCAGCGCTGCAGGAGATGGAGCGTTACCTAGATACGGCGGGACAGAACAAACTAACTGATCCTAGCGCCATCTACAGTGATTACAAGACAGTGCTCAACCAGGACTTCAGG aACCAAGTAGAGAAAGTCTTTCAGAAGCAGGTGTCCGTGCAGGAGATGTTTGAGAAGAGGATGGTCAGTCTGAAGAAGCTGGCAGCCAAACAGACCAGGCCAGTCCAGCCTGTGGCCCCAAGGCCTGAAGCCTTCATCAAGTCCCCACTCTCCTCGCCAG CAAAGAGAGTGCTGGAGAAGAGTTGCTCAGAGGGAGACTCTGTGAATGGGGTCAGCTGTAGAACA GTGGAGGACCAGCTACAGAGCAACAGAAGTACCTCACTGTCAGAGGAGGACGAGAACCTGGCCATCCTCAGAAA ACATGTAATGAATGAGCTGCTGGAGACAGAAAGGGGGTACGTGGAGGAACTGCACTGTGTCCTACAG GGCTATGCCTCAGAGATGGACAATCCAGCCATGGCCAGCCTCATGCCCGCTCCTCTGCAGAACAAGAAAGATGTGCTGTTTGGCAACATGCCAGAGATCTACACCTTCCACAAGAG GACCTTTCTGGGGGAGTTGGAAGAGTACCAAGGCTGCCCGGAACTTGTGGGTCGTTGTTTTCTGAAGAGG atgacAGACCTGCAGATCTATGAGAAGTATTGTCAGAATAAACCTCGCTCTGAGAGCTTGTGGAGACAGTGCTCCGACTGCACATTCTTCCag GAATGTCAGAAGAAGCTGGAACATAAACTGGGCTTGGATTCCTATCTCCTGAAACCGGTCCAGAGGATTACCAAATACCAGCTCCTGTTGAAG GAGCTGCTAAAGTACAGTAAGGGCTGTGAGGGGTCAGAGGCCCTGCAGGAGGCGCTCACCTCTATCCTGGGAATCTTGAAGGCTGTCAATGACTCCATGCACCTCATTGCTATCACTGGATACGAT GGTCACCTGGGTGACCTGGGCCGGCTGCTGATGCAGGGGTCATTCAGCGTGTGGACGGAACACAAGAAAGGTCACGCCAAGGTCAAGGACATGGCCCGCTTCAAGCCTATGCAGAGACACCTGTTCCTGCACGAGAAAGCCCTGCTCTTCTGTAAGAGACGCGAAGAGAACGGGGAGGGCTATGAGAAAGCCCCCTCCTACAGCTTCAAACAGTCCCTTAGc ATGAGTGCTGTGGGCATCACTGAGAATGCCAAAGGTGACAACAAGAAGTTTGAGGTCTGGTGCAACTCACGAGAGGAGGTGTACATTGTGCAG GCCCCGACGAATGAGGTGAAAACGACGTGGGTGAACGAGATCCGGAAGGTTCTGACAACACAGCTGGAGGCCTACAGAG CCAGCCAACAGAGGTCGTCAGACGGACTGTTCCAGTTCCCTCCTACCGCTGGAGAACCTGTCAGCCTCGG ttcatttagaagagaggagaggagcatgaAGGTGAAGAAGGGAGAACCCAGCAACCCTGACGCTAACTCCTCCCCAAAAACCAAAG ACGAGGCAGTGACCAGTCCTACCTTAGACAGAGCAGCAGTAGCTAAAAAGCGTTTTACCTTGCAGGGCTTCAGCAACTTCAGCAAAG GTTCTGCCACAAGCCCTGACCATAAAACCAAACGTCATGAGATAAAGAGTGATCCCACTCCGTTCGGCTTCAAAG ACCCAGGACCTCACGCTCACCTCCACCTGGGCAGAGTCAGGTGGCTCAGCACCTCGAGTCTCTTACAGACCAAGAGGAGAG gATGGACCAAGGGCTCTCTCTCATTGGACGCCAACGAGGAGAATGATGGGTACTCTAGCACTGAAGAGCCCCTAACCTCAGACCCTGAGGACGAGGGGGGAAAGAAACTG TGTGCAGGGAAGTACACAGTGGTGTCTGACTATGAGAAGTGCAGCGCCCAGGATCTGTCAGTCAAGAGTGGTGAAACGGTTCAGCTGATCAAGGAGGGAGAAGATGGCCAGTG gtTTGTGAAGAATCTGAAGACTAAGCAGGAGGGCTGGGTGGCTGCTGCCAACCTTTACACCCTGATTGGAGAGTCCACGTCCTGCCAGTCTCTCACCAGCTCAG aGGGCAGTGGCTCAGGGAACCTCAGCACTTCATCCAGCTGCTGTGAGACCAACACCAGCTCCTCTGACATCAAGCCCTGA
- the LOC139546366 gene encoding guanine nucleotide exchange factor DBS-like isoform X6, with translation MTSPRWLGLEHRTDEIMQQESSPLCAIDITPDLRKKFAFLLGGRGQNGSPIIVFPEFSAFGEIQEREFHNVLTYLTNVPSLSAAGVGFILVIDRRQDRWAAVKGTLLRIAGSFPGNLQLVLVLRPTTLFQRTLSDILFKFNKDEFKMKVPVIMLSSVTELHSYIDQTQLTTELGGAQEYFHEQWISHRTDMESFALMVKRTAQILQSFGTELAETELPNDIQATANLLRSHTDKKDKMKEDLQVALGQGSRLLESINKPVVRDPEHNMNQDELENLATVQRLLSQLDETERACDEFWGTHQAKLEQCLQLRHFEHNFREMRCLLDQVADRLTVFSEVGINPAHADHIFRDLNSHEERVLEVLDEAQALAREGDELIQSSHYAEDSIQPKCSELRAVSKELSSTLRARKDHLLRAMELHHNLERAAKWCGDGLYLLASQPVDKCQSHEGAESALQEMERYLDTAGQNKLTDPSAIYSDYKTVLNQDFRNQVEKVFQKQVSVQEMFEKRMVSLKKLAAKQTRPVQPVAPRPEAFIKSPLSSPAKRVLEKSCSEGDSVNGVSCRTVEDQLQSNRSTSLSEEDENLAILRKHVMNELLETERGYVEELHCVLQGYASEMDNPAMASLMPAPLQNKKDVLFGNMPEIYTFHKRTFLGELEEYQGCPELVGRCFLKRMTDLQIYEKYCQNKPRSESLWRQCSDCTFFQECQKKLEHKLGLDSYLLKPVQRITKYQLLLKELLKYSKGCEGSEALQEALTSILGILKAVNDSMHLIAITGYDGHLGDLGRLLMQGSFSVWTEHKKGHAKVKDMARFKPMQRHLFLHEKALLFCKRREENGEGYEKAPSYSFKQSLSMSAVGITENAKGDNKKFEVWCNSREEVYIVQAPTNEVKTTWVNEIRKVLTTQLEAYRDLPACLPEASQQRSSDGLFQFPPTAGEPVSLGSFRREERSMKVKKGEPSNPDANSSPKTKDEAVTSPTLDRAAVAKKRFTLQGFSNFSKGSATSPDHKTKRHEIKSDPTPFGFKDPGPHAHLHLGRVRWLSTSSLLQTKRRGWTKGSLSLDANEENDGYSSTEEPLTSDPEDEGGKKLCAGKYTVVSDYEKCSAQDLSVKSGETVQLIKEGEDGQWFVKNLKTKQEGWVAAANLYTLIGESTSCQSLTSSEGSGSGNLSTSSSCCETNTSSSDIKP, from the exons TCTGTCTGCAGCAGGAGTGGGTTTCATTCTGGTCATTGACCGGCGGCAGGACCGATGGGCTGCCGTCAAGGGGACCCTGCTCCGCATCGCA ggttCGTTCCCAGGGAACCTGCAGTTGGTTCTGGTATTGAGGCCCACCACATTATTTCAGAGGACTCTATCAGACATCCTGTTCAAGTTCAACAAGGATGAGTTCAAGATGAAGGTGCCG GTGATTATGTTGAGTTCTGTGACTGAGCTTCACTCCTACATAGACCAGACACAATTGACTACTGAGCTGGGAGGAGCGCAGGAGTACTTCCACGAACAGTGGATCTCACACCGTACC GACATGGAGAGCTTTGCTTTGATGGTGAAGAGAACAGCTCAGATCCTGCAGTCGTTTGGGACAGAACTAGCAGAGACCGAACTACCCAATGACATCCAGGCTACTGCCAACTTACTGAGATCACACACTGACAAGAAAGACAAGATGAAg GAGGATCTACAGGTGGCTCTAGGACAGGGCAGCAGACTGTTGGAGAGTATTAATAAGCCAGTGGTCAGAGATCCCGAACACAACATGAACCAGGACGAACTGGAGAACCTGGCCACCGTACAGAG acTGTTGTCCCAGTTGGATGAGACAGAGCGGGCGTGTGATGAGTTCTGGGGGACACACCAGGCCAAGCTGGAGCAATGTCTGCAGCTCCGCCACTTTGAACACAACTTCAGAGAG ATGAGATGTCTGCTGGACCAGGTGGCAGATAGATTGACAGTTTTCTCAGAGGTGGGAATAAACCCTGCCCATGCTGATCACATCTTCCGCGACCTGAACAGCCACGAGGAGAGAGTCTTA gaggTATTGGACGAAGCCCAAGCTTTGGCCCGTGAGGGTGACGAGTTGATCCAGAGCTCTCACTACGCTGAGGACTCCATTCAGCCCAAATGCAGCGAGCTCCGAGCCGTGAGCAAGGAACTTAGTTCCACCCTGAGAGCAAGGAAAGATCACCTACTCAGAGCTATGGAACTACACCACAAtctggagagg gctgctAAGTGGTGTGGTGATGGCCTCTACCTGCTGGCCTCCCAACCCGTGGACAAGTGTCAGTCACATGAAGGGGCGGAGTCAGCGCTGCAGGAGATGGAGCGTTACCTAGATACGGCGGGACAGAACAAACTAACTGATCCTAGCGCCATCTACAGTGATTACAAGACAGTGCTCAACCAGGACTTCAGG aACCAAGTAGAGAAAGTCTTTCAGAAGCAGGTGTCCGTGCAGGAGATGTTTGAGAAGAGGATGGTCAGTCTGAAGAAGCTGGCAGCCAAACAGACCAGGCCAGTCCAGCCTGTGGCCCCAAGGCCTGAAGCCTTCATCAAGTCCCCACTCTCCTCGCCAG CAAAGAGAGTGCTGGAGAAGAGTTGCTCAGAGGGAGACTCTGTGAATGGGGTCAGCTGTAGAACA GTGGAGGACCAGCTACAGAGCAACAGAAGTACCTCACTGTCAGAGGAGGACGAGAACCTGGCCATCCTCAGAAA ACATGTAATGAATGAGCTGCTGGAGACAGAAAGGGGGTACGTGGAGGAACTGCACTGTGTCCTACAG GGCTATGCCTCAGAGATGGACAATCCAGCCATGGCCAGCCTCATGCCCGCTCCTCTGCAGAACAAGAAAGATGTGCTGTTTGGCAACATGCCAGAGATCTACACCTTCCACAAGAG GACCTTTCTGGGGGAGTTGGAAGAGTACCAAGGCTGCCCGGAACTTGTGGGTCGTTGTTTTCTGAAGAGG atgacAGACCTGCAGATCTATGAGAAGTATTGTCAGAATAAACCTCGCTCTGAGAGCTTGTGGAGACAGTGCTCCGACTGCACATTCTTCCag GAATGTCAGAAGAAGCTGGAACATAAACTGGGCTTGGATTCCTATCTCCTGAAACCGGTCCAGAGGATTACCAAATACCAGCTCCTGTTGAAG GAGCTGCTAAAGTACAGTAAGGGCTGTGAGGGGTCAGAGGCCCTGCAGGAGGCGCTCACCTCTATCCTGGGAATCTTGAAGGCTGTCAATGACTCCATGCACCTCATTGCTATCACTGGATACGAT GGTCACCTGGGTGACCTGGGCCGGCTGCTGATGCAGGGGTCATTCAGCGTGTGGACGGAACACAAGAAAGGTCACGCCAAGGTCAAGGACATGGCCCGCTTCAAGCCTATGCAGAGACACCTGTTCCTGCACGAGAAAGCCCTGCTCTTCTGTAAGAGACGCGAAGAGAACGGGGAGGGCTATGAGAAAGCCCCCTCCTACAGCTTCAAACAGTCCCTTAGc ATGAGTGCTGTGGGCATCACTGAGAATGCCAAAGGTGACAACAAGAAGTTTGAGGTCTGGTGCAACTCACGAGAGGAGGTGTACATTGTGCAG GCCCCGACGAATGAGGTGAAAACGACGTGGGTGAACGAGATCCGGAAGGTTCTGACAACACAGCTGGAGGCCTACAGAG ATCTCCCTGCATGTCTTCCAGAAGCCAGCCAACAGAGGTCGTCAGACGGACTGTTCCAGTTCCCTCCTACCGCTGGAGAACCTGTCAGCCTCGG ttcatttagaagagaggagaggagcatgaAGGTGAAGAAGGGAGAACCCAGCAACCCTGACGCTAACTCCTCCCCAAAAACCAAAG ACGAGGCAGTGACCAGTCCTACCTTAGACAGAGCAGCAGTAGCTAAAAAGCGTTTTACCTTGCAGGGCTTCAGCAACTTCAGCAAAG GTTCTGCCACAAGCCCTGACCATAAAACCAAACGTCATGAGATAAAGAGTGATCCCACTCCGTTCGGCTTCAAAG ACCCAGGACCTCACGCTCACCTCCACCTGGGCAGAGTCAGGTGGCTCAGCACCTCGAGTCTCTTACAGACCAAGAGGAGAG gATGGACCAAGGGCTCTCTCTCATTGGACGCCAACGAGGAGAATGATGGGTACTCTAGCACTGAAGAGCCCCTAACCTCAGACCCTGAGGACGAGGGGGGAAAGAAACTG TGTGCAGGGAAGTACACAGTGGTGTCTGACTATGAGAAGTGCAGCGCCCAGGATCTGTCAGTCAAGAGTGGTGAAACGGTTCAGCTGATCAAGGAGGGAGAAGATGGCCAGTG gtTTGTGAAGAATCTGAAGACTAAGCAGGAGGGCTGGGTGGCTGCTGCCAACCTTTACACCCTGATTGGAGAGTCCACGTCCTGCCAGTCTCTCACCAGCTCAG aGGGCAGTGGCTCAGGGAACCTCAGCACTTCATCCAGCTGCTGTGAGACCAACACCAGCTCCTCTGACATCAAGCCCTGA